Proteins from one Colias croceus chromosome 22, ilColCroc2.1 genomic window:
- the LOC123701799 gene encoding coiled-coil-helix-coiled-coil-helix domain-containing protein 7, whose product MNRLKNPNAERNNPCLKEQEQSYSCLNKNGFNQEKCELHFDNYNTCKKFWGKVYKDRKAKGLTPYLPEVSERESIKQEYLKKVYFT is encoded by the exons ATGAATCGTCTTAAAAATCCGAATGCGGAACGAAATAATCCTTGCTTGAAG gaaCAAGAACAGTCGTATAGttgtttgaataaaaatgGATTTAATCAAGAAAAGTGTGAATTACACTTCGACAATTATAATACGTGTAAAAAGTTCTGG GGAAAAGTATATAAAGACAGGAAGGCTAAAGGTCTAACTCCATACTTGCCGGAAGTATCTGAGAGAGAAAGCATCAAACAGGAGTATTTGAAGAAGGTCTACTTTACCTAA